One segment of Streptomyces bathyalis DNA contains the following:
- a CDS encoding urease accessory protein UreD, giving the protein MSAPLGGDQLTLDVRVEAGARLRMDTVAASVALPGRGGDAARYDVRLTVGEHAQLRWLPGPLISASRSDLRQTVHVELAPTARLELRDVFVLGRTGEEPGRLTTRVSVNRGGRPLLDQQLDIGAGAPGWDSGAVLGGHRAVGQLLLVDPDLARDPAPPCLPGPDAVVTPVEGPAVLVTALGADALAVTPLLRWPPTPAE; this is encoded by the coding sequence ATGAGCGCCCCACTCGGCGGCGACCAACTGACCCTGGACGTACGGGTCGAGGCCGGTGCCAGGCTGCGGATGGACACCGTAGCGGCCAGCGTCGCACTGCCTGGTCGCGGCGGTGACGCAGCTCGATACGACGTGCGGCTGACCGTGGGCGAGCACGCACAATTGCGGTGGCTGCCCGGGCCTCTCATCTCGGCCTCACGCAGCGACCTGCGTCAGACCGTGCACGTCGAACTCGCCCCCACCGCCCGTCTCGAGCTGCGGGACGTATTCGTACTCGGGCGCACCGGTGAGGAACCGGGGCGTCTCACCACCAGGGTCAGCGTCAACCGTGGCGGCCGCCCGCTGCTCGACCAGCAGCTCGACATCGGAGCGGGAGCCCCCGGGTGGGACAGCGGTGCCGTACTGGGCGGGCACCGTGCTGTGGGGCAACTGCTCCTCGTGGACCCGGACCTGGCCCGTGATCCGGCGCCGCCGTGCCTGCCGGGACCCGACGCCGTCGTCACGCCCGTGGAAGGACCGGCGGTGCTCGTCACCGCGCTCGGCGCGGACGCCCTGGCCGTGACGCCGCTGCTGAGGTGGCCGCCGACGCCCGCAGAGTGA
- a CDS encoding glycoside hydrolase family 78 protein yields MSAQSVVINPVRFEHLDSALGIGTPAPRLSWQTSTDDPAWRQTAYEVELNGATTVRVDSPEQILVPWPFDPLPSRTQASVRVRAASGDQWTEFSAPSTVETGLLQPGDWTGRFISPATIGGLGEPAPVLTGTALLRPGIASARLYATAHGVYAAKLNGSPVGDHVLAPGWTSYHHRLRYQTFDVTDLVGEGENALEVLLGNGWYRGRMGLGGGRRAVYGDRLSLCAQLEVVYRDGSREVIGTDETWTAHESGIIDNELYDGQRTDLRARESRVDSVEVVDADLGLLVAPTGPPVRVTQVVPATRVFRSPSGRTLVDFGQNLVGWVRLQVRGTKAGEEITVRHAEVLENGELGVRPLRTARATDSYVLADDDEAVLEPNLTFHGFRYAEVSGVPELREADVEAVVVGTQLRRTGWFSCSEPDLEQFHENVVWSTRGNFLDIPTDCPQRDERLGWTGDIQVFAPTASFLFDTAGFLESWLGDLAADQLPDGSVPWVIPDLRNPRESVTKENPTAAAWGDASTVVPWVLHQRYGDAGILARQFSSMCAWVEKIASLTKDGVCVGGFQFGDWLDPTAPPDDPFAAKADADVVATAHLARSAEIVAETARVLGRETEAGHYASLAARTREAFAREYVTSSGRVLSDAPTVYALALEWALLPEESQRQTAARRLADLVRVNGFRISTGFVGTPLITDALTSTGRLDLAYNLLLERGCPSWLYPVTMGATTIWERWDSMLPDGSINPGQMTSFNHYALGAVADWMHRVVAGLAPAAPGYREFTVRPRPHRPLTHASARHLTPYGEASVAWQRADGQFSLDVVVPVGTSATVHLPGQEPVVARHGRHSWTVPEPAAAQEPTPRTVRELMDRAELWPQAVSVLLGNRLVGDAAEVPGRAARYLDHPAASLPRLVADKDVGERAEQACQELEELLR; encoded by the coding sequence ATGAGTGCGCAGTCCGTTGTCATCAACCCCGTCCGGTTCGAGCACCTCGACTCGGCCCTCGGCATCGGCACACCGGCGCCACGTCTGTCCTGGCAGACCAGCACGGACGACCCGGCGTGGCGTCAGACCGCGTACGAGGTGGAACTGAACGGCGCGACGACCGTCCGCGTCGACTCGCCCGAACAGATCCTGGTCCCCTGGCCGTTCGACCCGCTGCCCTCCCGTACGCAGGCATCCGTCCGGGTGCGTGCGGCATCCGGCGATCAGTGGACGGAGTTCAGCGCCCCGTCCACCGTGGAGACCGGTCTGCTCCAACCCGGCGACTGGACCGGCCGGTTCATCAGCCCGGCGACCATCGGCGGTCTCGGAGAACCGGCGCCAGTGCTGACGGGGACGGCTCTCCTCCGACCCGGCATCGCATCCGCCCGCCTGTACGCCACGGCACACGGCGTCTACGCGGCGAAGCTCAACGGCAGCCCGGTGGGCGATCACGTCCTCGCACCCGGCTGGACGAGCTACCACCATCGGCTGCGGTACCAGACCTTCGACGTCACTGACCTGGTGGGCGAGGGCGAGAACGCGCTCGAGGTGCTGCTGGGCAACGGCTGGTACCGAGGCCGGATGGGCTTGGGAGGTGGCCGGCGGGCGGTCTACGGAGACCGGCTGTCGTTGTGCGCCCAGCTGGAGGTGGTCTATCGGGACGGCTCACGCGAGGTCATCGGCACCGACGAGACGTGGACCGCCCACGAGAGCGGGATCATCGACAACGAGTTGTACGACGGCCAGCGAACCGATCTGCGTGCGCGGGAGTCCCGCGTGGACAGCGTGGAGGTCGTCGACGCCGACCTGGGCCTGCTCGTCGCACCCACGGGACCACCGGTACGGGTCACCCAAGTAGTGCCCGCCACCCGGGTCTTCCGGTCACCGTCCGGCCGGACGCTGGTGGACTTCGGGCAGAACCTGGTCGGCTGGGTGCGGCTCCAGGTGCGTGGAACGAAGGCGGGTGAGGAGATCACCGTCCGCCACGCGGAGGTTCTGGAGAACGGCGAACTCGGTGTCCGTCCGCTGCGCACCGCGCGGGCCACAGACAGCTACGTGCTCGCGGACGACGACGAAGCGGTGCTCGAACCGAACCTGACGTTTCACGGCTTCCGTTACGCCGAGGTCTCCGGCGTTCCCGAACTCCGGGAGGCCGACGTGGAGGCGGTCGTCGTGGGCACGCAGCTGCGGCGCACCGGTTGGTTCTCCTGTTCGGAGCCGGACCTGGAGCAGTTCCACGAGAACGTCGTGTGGAGCACCCGCGGCAACTTCCTCGACATCCCCACGGACTGTCCGCAGCGGGACGAGCGTCTCGGCTGGACCGGCGACATCCAGGTCTTCGCCCCCACCGCGAGCTTTCTCTTCGACACCGCGGGCTTCCTGGAGTCCTGGCTCGGCGACCTCGCCGCGGACCAGCTTCCGGACGGTTCCGTGCCATGGGTGATACCGGACCTGCGGAACCCCCGGGAGTCGGTGACCAAGGAGAACCCCACGGCGGCCGCATGGGGCGACGCGTCGACCGTCGTCCCGTGGGTGCTCCATCAGCGCTATGGCGACGCCGGAATCCTCGCGCGGCAGTTCAGCAGCATGTGCGCCTGGGTGGAGAAGATCGCGTCGCTGACGAAGGACGGCGTGTGCGTCGGAGGGTTCCAGTTCGGCGACTGGCTCGACCCCACCGCCCCACCGGACGACCCGTTCGCAGCGAAGGCCGACGCGGACGTCGTGGCCACGGCACACCTCGCCCGGTCCGCGGAGATCGTCGCCGAGACGGCACGGGTGCTGGGACGCGAGACCGAAGCCGGTCACTACGCATCGCTGGCCGCTCGCACCCGGGAGGCCTTCGCCCGCGAATACGTGACCAGTTCGGGGCGCGTACTCAGTGATGCACCCACGGTCTACGCGCTCGCCCTCGAATGGGCGCTGCTGCCCGAGGAGTCACAGCGGCAGACCGCGGCCCGGCGGCTCGCGGATCTCGTGCGCGTGAACGGGTTCCGGATCAGCACCGGGTTCGTCGGCACTCCCCTGATCACGGACGCCCTCACCTCCACCGGCCGGCTCGACCTGGCATACAACCTGCTGCTGGAGCGGGGCTGCCCGTCGTGGCTCTACCCGGTGACCATGGGTGCGACCACGATCTGGGAACGCTGGGACAGCATGCTGCCCGACGGCTCCATCAACCCGGGCCAGATGACGTCGTTCAACCACTACGCGCTCGGTGCGGTGGCGGACTGGATGCATCGCGTCGTCGCCGGGCTCGCCCCGGCGGCCCCCGGCTACCGGGAGTTCACGGTCAGGCCGCGACCGCACCGTCCGCTGACTCACGCCTCGGCGCGCCATCTGACGCCCTACGGTGAGGCTTCGGTCGCGTGGCAGCGCGCGGACGGTCAGTTCTCCCTCGACGTGGTGGTGCCTGTCGGTACGAGCGCCACGGTGCATCTGCCGGGACAGGAGCCGGTCGTCGCGCGGCATGGCCGGCACTCATGGACCGTTCCGGAGCCGGCCGCGGCTCAAGAGCCCACCCCCAGGACGGTGCGCGAGCTCATGGACAGGGCGGAGCTGTGGCCGCAAGCGGTCTCGGTGCTGCTCGGCAACAGGCTGGTCGGGGACGCCGCCGAGGTGCCCGGCCGAGCCGCCCGGTACTTGGACCATCCGGCGGCGAGCCTTCCACGGCTGGTGGCGGACAAGGACGTCGGCGAGCGCGCGGAGCAAGCCTGCCAGGAATTGGAGGAACTGCTCCGCTAG
- a CDS encoding MFS transporter, translating to MASSEAVGVGTADDSGTITRQQWKWAILAGMASYIDAGSIVALSAGFALFQSELGLSSSAVGALAAIGPNAIGCALGAFIGGRLGDKLGRKRIYKYDLLVYAAGALLIALSFNAPMLFIGTFIVGVAVGADVPASLALVGEFSPAKARGKLLGFTQVAWNAGPLIVLLLAFALAPLELLGIRIVFLHLVVVAIVTWAMRQGLTESPRWQQASASRTTSRHELRSLFRGANLQALLWTLSIYTFWNLAAGTKGTFNPYIIKSLNAGSQAVSVGLTALGFFLGMVATVVLFMRLADRSHATRKRMWGIGASMEIIAFAIYLFLPFNIPVIIGNLVFWAVGAALAGEAMYKVFSQELFPTILRGTAQGLTFGTARVVLGIWSFFVPVLATTGIEPVAGLLVVFLVISGTVGYFFMPDTSGKSLEQIESERATV from the coding sequence ATGGCATCCTCCGAAGCGGTCGGCGTCGGTACGGCGGACGACAGCGGAACGATCACGCGCCAGCAGTGGAAGTGGGCGATTCTGGCCGGCATGGCGTCGTACATCGACGCCGGCTCCATCGTCGCGCTCAGTGCAGGCTTTGCCCTCTTCCAGTCCGAACTCGGCCTGAGCAGCAGCGCCGTCGGCGCGCTCGCCGCCATCGGCCCGAACGCGATCGGCTGCGCGCTCGGTGCGTTCATCGGCGGACGGTTGGGAGACAAGCTCGGCCGCAAGCGCATCTACAAGTACGACCTGCTGGTGTACGCGGCAGGCGCGCTGTTGATCGCGCTGTCGTTCAACGCCCCGATGCTGTTCATCGGTACGTTCATCGTCGGCGTCGCAGTAGGGGCGGACGTCCCCGCGTCACTGGCGCTGGTGGGCGAGTTCTCGCCTGCGAAGGCCCGCGGCAAGCTGCTCGGCTTCACCCAAGTCGCCTGGAACGCGGGACCGTTGATCGTGCTGCTGCTCGCCTTCGCGCTCGCTCCCCTGGAGCTGCTCGGCATCCGCATCGTGTTCCTTCACCTGGTAGTGGTCGCGATCGTCACCTGGGCCATGCGCCAAGGTCTGACCGAATCGCCCCGGTGGCAGCAGGCGTCCGCATCCCGGACCACGTCCCGGCACGAACTGCGCAGCCTGTTCCGCGGCGCGAATCTGCAGGCGCTGCTGTGGACGCTGTCCATCTACACGTTCTGGAACCTCGCTGCCGGCACGAAGGGAACCTTCAACCCGTACATCATCAAGTCGCTCAATGCCGGCTCCCAGGCGGTCAGCGTGGGACTCACCGCGCTGGGCTTCTTCCTCGGCATGGTGGCGACGGTGGTGCTCTTCATGCGGCTGGCCGACCGGTCCCACGCCACGCGCAAGCGCATGTGGGGCATCGGGGCGTCGATGGAGATCATCGCGTTCGCGATCTATCTCTTCCTGCCGTTCAACATCCCGGTGATCATCGGCAATCTGGTGTTCTGGGCCGTGGGTGCCGCTCTTGCCGGTGAGGCGATGTACAAGGTCTTCAGCCAGGAGCTGTTCCCGACCATCCTGCGCGGCACCGCCCAGGGGCTCACCTTCGGCACCGCCCGGGTCGTGCTCGGGATCTGGAGCTTCTTCGTCCCCGTCCTCGCCACCACCGGGATCGAGCCCGTCGCGGGGCTGCTCGTGGTGTTCCTCGTCATCAGCGGCACCGTGGGCTACTTCTTCATGCCCGACACCTCGGGCAAGTCACTCGAGCAGATCGAATCGGAGCGTGCGACCGTATGA
- a CDS encoding LacI family DNA-binding transcriptional regulator translates to MVSIKDVAREAGVSIGTVSNALNRPDRVSADTRSRVLQAVDELGYVRSESARQLRVGQSRILALLVLDIGNPFFADVARGVEQAARAEGLGVMLCNSEHDETAEALYLSLFAEQRVRGVLITPADLSGKNIKSLQRNGIPYVFVDRVVAADEACSVSVDDVSGGELAVRHLIEAGHTSLAYVTGPLHLAQCEDRLGGALKALSDAGLPREDLTVLEQGADDVASGRDAGSRFLGLHSRPTAIFCSNDLLALGVLQTLFAAGVRVPEDVSIVGYDDIEFAEAAAVPLTSVRQPAVRMGRTAAELLLHETSGDPGHEHQRIAFQPELFVRRSTLPRRR, encoded by the coding sequence ATGGTCAGCATCAAGGACGTCGCGCGGGAAGCCGGCGTCTCCATCGGCACCGTCTCGAATGCGCTGAACAGGCCCGACCGTGTCTCGGCCGACACCCGTTCACGTGTGCTGCAGGCTGTGGACGAACTCGGTTACGTGCGCAGCGAGTCCGCACGCCAGCTCCGCGTCGGACAGAGCCGCATCCTGGCGCTGCTGGTCCTCGACATCGGCAACCCGTTCTTCGCCGACGTCGCGCGGGGAGTGGAACAGGCCGCCCGGGCCGAGGGCTTGGGCGTCATGCTGTGCAACAGCGAGCACGACGAGACGGCCGAGGCGCTGTACCTGTCCCTGTTCGCCGAACAGCGCGTGCGGGGCGTGCTCATCACGCCCGCGGACCTGTCCGGGAAGAACATCAAGTCCCTCCAGCGCAACGGCATTCCGTACGTCTTCGTGGACCGGGTGGTCGCCGCCGACGAGGCGTGCTCCGTGTCGGTGGACGACGTATCGGGCGGGGAGCTGGCAGTACGCCACCTGATCGAGGCCGGGCACACCTCCCTTGCCTATGTCACCGGCCCCCTGCACCTCGCACAGTGCGAGGACCGGCTGGGCGGAGCGCTGAAGGCACTCAGCGACGCGGGACTCCCGCGGGAGGACCTGACGGTCCTGGAGCAGGGCGCGGACGACGTGGCGTCCGGCCGCGACGCCGGCTCGCGCTTCCTCGGCCTGCACTCACGGCCCACCGCGATCTTCTGCTCCAACGACCTGCTCGCCCTTGGGGTGCTGCAGACCCTGTTCGCTGCGGGAGTGCGTGTGCCCGAGGACGTCTCGATCGTGGGCTACGACGACATCGAGTTCGCCGAGGCCGCCGCGGTTCCGCTGACATCGGTGCGTCAGCCTGCGGTTCGCATGGGCCGGACCGCGGCCGAGTTGCTGCTCCACGAGACGAGTGGCGATCCCGGACACGAGCACCAGCGCATCGCGTTCCAGCCCGAACTCTTCGTGCGGCGTTCGACGTTGCCCCGCCGGCGATGA
- a CDS encoding dihydrofolate reductase family protein: MRLILQEFLSLDGVAQGPGSPEEDTSDGFTRGGWLVPHLDEEFVRIVTGWLGEVDAFLFGRRTYVNFARDWPKMNDPDDPVATKLNGLPKYVASRSLTKADWEPTTILSGDAPAEVAALKRQPGRELQIHGSARLGASLLDAGLVDELRLMIAPAVVGSGRRLFPDSGAPAGLKLLSSETTPSGVTAQVYECAGLPDFGTYGAGGHS; encoded by the coding sequence GTGAGGCTGATTCTGCAGGAGTTCCTGTCGCTGGACGGCGTGGCGCAGGGTCCGGGGTCCCCGGAGGAGGACACGAGCGACGGGTTCACGCGGGGAGGCTGGCTCGTGCCGCACCTGGACGAGGAGTTCGTGCGGATCGTCACGGGCTGGCTCGGCGAGGTGGACGCGTTCCTGTTCGGGCGCCGCACCTATGTCAACTTCGCGCGGGACTGGCCGAAGATGAACGACCCGGACGACCCCGTCGCCACCAAGCTCAACGGCCTGCCGAAGTACGTGGCCTCCCGCAGCCTGACCAAGGCCGACTGGGAGCCCACCACGATCCTCTCCGGGGACGCACCGGCCGAGGTCGCCGCATTGAAGCGGCAGCCCGGACGGGAACTGCAGATCCACGGCAGCGCCCGCCTTGGCGCGTCACTGCTGGACGCGGGACTGGTCGACGAACTGCGGCTGATGATCGCGCCGGCGGTGGTCGGCAGCGGCCGGCGGCTGTTCCCGGACAGCGGCGCTCCGGCCGGGCTCAAGCTGCTGAGCTCCGAGACGACACCGAGCGGCGTCACGGCCCAGGTCTACGAGTGCGCAGGGCTGCCCGACTTCGGGACGTACGGGGCCGGCGGGCACTCCTGA
- a CDS encoding intradiol ring-cleavage dioxygenase has protein sequence MTHSDASPDTGSEQARREEELLERVLRSYDACADPRLKELLQGLVRHLHAFIRDVRLTEEEWQKAIEFLTRVGRITDGKRQEFVLLSDTLGASMQTITVNNQAYGDATEATVFGPFFVEDAPLIRLGGDMAGEASGEPCWVEGTVRDTDGNAVPGARIEVWEADADGFYDVQYGDGRTAGRAHLFTGPDGEYRFWAITPTPYPIPHDGPVGEMLTAAGRSPMRASHLHFMVIAEGYRTLVTHIFVRGDELLESDAVFGVRKSLIKDFERLPAGTPPPDGRALDGTWSKVRFDIVLAPSGAAPQEEPPH, from the coding sequence ATGACCCACAGCGACGCCTCACCCGACACCGGCTCCGAGCAGGCACGTCGCGAGGAGGAACTCCTCGAGAGGGTGCTGCGCTCGTACGACGCCTGCGCCGACCCGCGGCTCAAGGAGCTGCTGCAAGGGCTGGTACGGCACCTGCACGCGTTCATCCGCGACGTGAGGCTCACGGAAGAGGAATGGCAGAAGGCCATCGAGTTCCTCACCCGGGTCGGCCGGATCACCGACGGCAAGCGGCAGGAGTTCGTCCTGCTGTCCGACACCCTCGGCGCATCGATGCAGACGATCACGGTCAACAACCAGGCGTACGGCGACGCCACCGAGGCGACCGTGTTCGGACCGTTCTTCGTCGAGGACGCTCCCCTGATCCGGCTCGGCGGTGACATGGCGGGCGAGGCATCCGGCGAGCCGTGCTGGGTGGAGGGAACAGTCCGGGACACCGACGGCAACGCGGTCCCCGGTGCCCGTATCGAGGTGTGGGAGGCGGACGCCGACGGCTTCTACGACGTGCAGTACGGCGACGGCCGCACCGCGGGACGGGCCCACCTGTTCACCGGGCCGGACGGCGAGTACCGGTTCTGGGCCATCACGCCGACGCCGTACCCGATCCCGCACGACGGGCCGGTGGGAGAGATGCTCACAGCCGCCGGACGCTCCCCCATGCGCGCCTCCCACCTGCACTTCATGGTGATCGCCGAGGGCTACCGCACCCTGGTCACCCACATCTTCGTGCGCGGCGACGAACTGCTGGAATCCGACGCCGTGTTCGGCGTGAGGAAGTCGCTGATCAAGGACTTCGAGCGCCTGCCCGCCGGAACGCCTCCCCCCGACGGCCGCGCCCTCGACGGCACCTGGTCGAAGGTCCGGTTCGACATCGTGCTCGCCCCTTCCGGTGCTGCTCCGCAGGAGGAGCCCCCGCACTGA
- a CDS encoding maleylacetate reductase, translating into MQFEHTNLPQRVRFASGEAATALAEEVTALGASRVMVIASAAERELAGRIAAGLPVTHWHHDVAMHVPLPVAERARAAASAHEADALVCVGGGSTTGLAKAVALTTGLPILAVPTTYAGSEATNVWGLTQNDHKTTGVDDRVLPRAIVYDPSLMITLPVDLSVASGLNALAHCVDSMWGPRADPVDRALAAEAIRALRIGLPQVVTDPTGLTGREHTLYGAYLAAVAFASAGSGLHHKICHVLGGMFDLPHAQTHAVVLPHVLAFNAPAAPEAEQRIAEAFGSDTALGGLTRLRAEVNAPAALRDHGMPEEGIPAAVEAVRGAVPAGNPRPVTTDRLTALLRAAWEGAEPR; encoded by the coding sequence ATGCAGTTCGAGCACACCAACCTCCCGCAGCGAGTCCGGTTCGCCTCCGGCGAGGCGGCGACGGCGCTCGCCGAGGAGGTCACCGCCCTCGGCGCCTCCCGGGTGATGGTGATCGCTTCGGCCGCAGAGCGGGAACTCGCGGGCCGGATCGCCGCGGGCCTGCCGGTCACGCACTGGCACCACGATGTCGCCATGCACGTGCCGCTGCCGGTCGCCGAGCGCGCCCGTGCCGCCGCGAGCGCACACGAGGCCGACGCGCTGGTGTGCGTCGGAGGCGGGTCGACGACCGGACTGGCCAAGGCGGTCGCGCTGACCACAGGGCTGCCGATCCTGGCGGTGCCCACGACGTACGCAGGCTCCGAGGCCACCAACGTCTGGGGGCTCACGCAGAACGACCACAAGACCACGGGCGTCGACGACCGTGTGCTCCCTCGCGCGATCGTCTACGACCCCTCGCTCATGATCACACTTCCCGTGGACCTCAGCGTCGCCTCCGGTCTCAATGCGCTCGCGCACTGCGTGGACTCGATGTGGGGCCCACGGGCCGACCCCGTCGACCGTGCACTGGCCGCCGAGGCGATCCGGGCACTGCGCATCGGCCTACCGCAGGTGGTCACGGACCCGACGGGGCTGACGGGACGTGAACACACGCTCTACGGCGCCTACTTGGCCGCGGTCGCATTCGCGTCGGCAGGCTCGGGCCTGCACCACAAGATCTGCCACGTGCTGGGCGGGATGTTCGACCTGCCGCACGCGCAGACGCACGCGGTGGTGCTGCCTCACGTGCTGGCCTTCAACGCTCCCGCCGCACCGGAGGCCGAGCAGCGGATCGCTGAGGCGTTCGGCAGCGACACCGCACTCGGCGGGCTGACCCGGCTGCGCGCCGAGGTGAACGCCCCGGCCGCCCTGCGTGACCATGGCATGCCCGAGGAGGGCATCCCGGCCGCTGTCGAGGCCGTGCGGGGCGCCGTCCCCGCAGGAAATCCCCGCCCCGTGACCACCGACCGCCTTACTGCCCTGCTGCGGGCGGCCTGGGAAGGAGCCGAGCCCCGATGA
- a CDS encoding FAD-dependent monooxygenase, with protein sequence MVEAGARSPRIAILGGGIGGLATAAFLHREGIATTVYEQAPEFRAMGAGLVVAPNSARLLRRLGVLDQFQRHAVRLDVGWEFRRWQDGTVLSAEDLASACEHLYGEQTYTAHRADLLEALRSAVPDGSVRLGKRCVGLRVHGGDRPVLRFADGGTAEKDVVIGADGIHSVVRAAIAEPSPAACSGICAFRALVPSGRAPAFARRNAQTLWIGPGRHLVHYPVSAGRSVNLVAFAPAGDFNVESWTATATVEEFLGEFGTWDPALTELISAAGTPGRWALLDRAPLRRWSKGPVTLLGDAAHPMFPFFAQGAAQAIEDAAVLSRCLADDLGDPPRALLRYEKLRIPRTTRLQEDSHARSLVNHLPDGPEQQARDRSFADADPLVANGWIYGYDPDDALAESTGTR encoded by the coding sequence ATGGTCGAGGCAGGTGCGCGAAGCCCGCGGATCGCGATTCTGGGAGGCGGGATCGGCGGCCTCGCGACCGCCGCCTTCCTCCATCGGGAGGGGATCGCGACCACGGTCTACGAACAGGCGCCGGAGTTCAGGGCGATGGGAGCGGGACTGGTGGTGGCGCCGAACTCGGCGCGGCTGCTCCGCCGGCTCGGCGTACTGGACCAGTTCCAGCGCCACGCCGTGCGACTCGACGTCGGCTGGGAGTTCCGCCGCTGGCAGGACGGCACGGTGCTGTCGGCCGAGGACCTCGCCTCGGCGTGCGAGCACCTGTACGGCGAGCAGACCTACACCGCGCATCGCGCCGACCTGCTGGAGGCCCTGCGATCAGCCGTCCCCGACGGCAGCGTCCGTCTCGGCAAGCGCTGCGTCGGTCTTCGCGTTCACGGCGGGGACCGGCCCGTGCTCCGCTTCGCCGACGGTGGGACGGCCGAGAAGGACGTCGTGATCGGAGCGGACGGGATCCACTCCGTCGTACGCGCCGCGATCGCTGAACCCTCGCCCGCCGCCTGCTCGGGAATCTGCGCCTTCCGCGCCCTCGTGCCGTCCGGGAGAGCCCCGGCCTTCGCCCGGCGCAACGCCCAGACGCTCTGGATCGGGCCCGGCCGCCACCTGGTGCACTATCCCGTCTCGGCCGGACGGTCGGTGAACCTCGTCGCGTTCGCTCCAGCGGGCGATTTCAACGTCGAGTCCTGGACCGCGACCGCGACAGTGGAAGAGTTCCTGGGCGAGTTCGGCACCTGGGATCCGGCGCTCACCGAACTCATCAGTGCAGCCGGAACGCCCGGACGCTGGGCCCTCCTGGACCGGGCACCGCTGCGGCGCTGGAGCAAGGGCCCCGTCACCCTCCTCGGCGACGCGGCCCACCCGATGTTCCCCTTCTTCGCGCAGGGGGCGGCTCAAGCCATCGAGGACGCCGCCGTCCTCTCCCGCTGCCTTGCCGACGACCTCGGTGATCCGCCCCGGGCTCTGCTGCGCTACGAGAAGCTGCGAATTCCCCGGACCACACGACTTCAGGAAGACAGCCACGCGCGGTCCCTCGTCAACCACCTGCCGGACGGACCCGAACAGCAGGCCCGCGACAGGTCCTTCGCCGACGCGGATCCGCTGGTGGCGAACGGCTGGATCTACGGTTACGACCCCGACGACGCCCTCGCAGAAAGCACCGGCACGCGATGA